From Echinicola soli, a single genomic window includes:
- a CDS encoding AIR synthase related protein — protein sequence MDERYMQRGVSASKEDVHNAISNLDKGLYPKAFCKIVEDTLGNDPAYCNVMHADGAGTKSSLAYLYWKETGDLSVWKGIAQDAIIMNTDDLLCVGAVNNILVSSTIGRNKNLIPGEVISAIINGTEEVLQMLRDNGVNIVLTGGETADVGDLVRTVIVDSTVTCRMRRDEVISNDHIKPGDVIVGLASHGQAKYEDSYNGGMGSNGLTSARHDVFNKVLKTKYPESFDPSVPDDLVYTGKYNLTDPAPETPVNMGKLVLSPTRTYAPIMVEALKYLQPQIHGLVHCSGGAQTKVLHFVDNVHVVKDNLFETPPLFKIIQEESATDWKEMYKVFNMGHRMEVYLEEKYAEEIIDIAEFHGVDAQIIGRVEPYDGKKVTIKSEHGTFEY from the coding sequence ATGGACGAAAGATACATGCAACGGGGCGTATCCGCCTCAAAAGAGGACGTACATAATGCCATATCGAATTTAGACAAAGGGCTGTACCCAAAAGCTTTTTGCAAAATCGTGGAAGACACCCTCGGCAATGACCCTGCCTATTGCAATGTCATGCATGCGGATGGCGCGGGAACAAAATCCTCTTTGGCATATCTTTACTGGAAAGAAACCGGTGACCTGAGTGTCTGGAAGGGTATTGCCCAAGATGCCATCATCATGAATACCGATGACCTGCTTTGTGTGGGCGCGGTCAACAACATCCTGGTATCCTCCACGATCGGAAGGAACAAAAACCTTATCCCGGGGGAAGTGATTTCGGCTATCATCAACGGCACCGAAGAAGTCCTCCAAATGCTTCGCGACAATGGCGTCAACATCGTCCTCACGGGAGGTGAAACAGCCGACGTAGGCGACTTGGTAAGGACAGTCATCGTGGACAGCACTGTCACCTGTCGTATGCGTAGGGACGAAGTGATCTCCAATGATCATATCAAACCAGGAGATGTCATCGTCGGACTGGCATCCCATGGCCAGGCCAAATACGAAGATAGCTATAACGGGGGCATGGGCAGCAATGGTCTTACCTCTGCCCGTCATGATGTCTTTAACAAAGTCCTGAAAACCAAGTATCCTGAAAGTTTTGACCCATCCGTACCGGACGATTTGGTTTATACAGGAAAGTATAACCTGACCGATCCTGCACCAGAAACTCCCGTGAATATGGGCAAGCTAGTGCTTTCCCCTACACGGACCTATGCCCCTATCATGGTAGAGGCCCTCAAATACCTCCAGCCACAAATCCACGGCCTGGTACACTGCAGCGGTGGAGCCCAGACCAAAGTCCTTCACTTCGTAGACAATGTCCACGTGGTCAAGGATAACCTTTTCGAAACGCCACCATTGTTCAAGATCATCCAAGAAGAAAGTGCCACGGACTGGAAAGAAATGTACAAGGTCTTCAACATGGGGCACCGTATGGAGGTCTATTTAGAAGAAAAATATGCCGAAGAAATCATTGATATCGCGGAATTCCACGGGGTGGATGCCCAGATCATCGGTCGCGTGGAGCCTTATGATGGCAAAAAAGTCACCATCAAAAGCGAACATGGTACATTTGAGTATTGA
- a CDS encoding neutral/alkaline non-lysosomal ceramidase N-terminal domain-containing protein, producing MRKLLKILAWITGLLLLLAVTLLTTVNWAEPKDQDYYKSSLKAIQNLQPTKSSGNAWMAGWAQVNVTPQEPIDLVGYKPRGAYEFVQDSSFVKALVVGSGNQQVAFLNYELLIVHPALAKAVEAAIRKANIPVDLVYFTGTHTHSGMGGYMPGIMGKIAFGGYDKKVVNMLAEKSAQAVKNALSTQDSVSIAYQKYSAPQFVANRFIPDGPIDPFIRQLVFTKNDGTKGTFFTYTAHATCLNSNFMGLSGDYPYYLTQDMLNDYSFSMFAAGTVGSHQPLAPGRALEDIKVYAQQLDSLMEQPAIFRDTVKRSILRLGTLTPQLPDATYRISDNIRLRPWVFNGLFGDTNAHFDMVQIGNTLMISSSGEISGMFYKKWEEFASQKDLNLIITSFNGGYMGYIVPDQYYDRTYFEARDMNWFGPYSGSFYDMIVTNLILSAE from the coding sequence ATGCGAAAACTCCTTAAAATACTGGCCTGGATAACGGGCCTTTTACTTTTGTTGGCAGTAACACTGCTCACTACGGTAAATTGGGCTGAGCCAAAGGATCAAGATTACTACAAAAGCTCGTTAAAGGCTATCCAAAACCTGCAACCAACCAAGTCTTCTGGCAATGCATGGATGGCCGGATGGGCGCAGGTCAATGTCACCCCCCAAGAGCCTATAGATCTAGTGGGCTATAAGCCTCGAGGTGCTTACGAATTTGTCCAGGACAGTAGTTTTGTCAAAGCCCTGGTCGTGGGAAGCGGTAACCAACAAGTAGCCTTTCTAAACTATGAACTACTAATTGTACATCCCGCTCTGGCCAAAGCTGTGGAAGCTGCCATCCGCAAGGCTAATATACCTGTCGATTTGGTGTACTTTACGGGCACCCACACACACAGCGGAATGGGAGGATATATGCCAGGCATCATGGGTAAAATCGCATTTGGGGGATATGACAAAAAAGTGGTCAATATGTTGGCAGAAAAATCTGCCCAAGCGGTAAAAAATGCACTTTCGACGCAGGATTCCGTTTCGATCGCTTACCAAAAATACAGCGCCCCACAGTTCGTGGCAAATCGATTTATCCCTGATGGCCCCATTGATCCATTTATCCGCCAGCTGGTCTTCACCAAAAATGATGGCACCAAGGGCACCTTCTTCACCTACACGGCCCATGCCACCTGCCTCAATAGCAATTTTATGGGACTTTCGGGGGATTATCCGTACTACCTGACACAGGATATGCTGAATGATTATTCGTTTTCGATGTTTGCCGCAGGAACTGTAGGCAGCCACCAGCCTTTGGCACCTGGAAGAGCCCTTGAGGATATCAAAGTCTATGCCCAGCAACTGGACAGCCTGATGGAACAGCCCGCTATTTTCCGAGATACTGTCAAACGTAGCATCCTTCGTCTGGGCACACTCACGCCGCAGCTCCCAGATGCTACCTATCGGATCTCCGACAATATCCGCCTCCGCCCATGGGTATTCAATGGCCTCTTCGGGGATACCAATGCGCATTTTGATATGGTACAGATAGGAAATACCTTAATGATCTCTTCAAGTGGAGAAATCTCCGGGATGTTTTACAAAAAATGGGAAGAATTTGCCAGCCAAAAAGACCTAAACCTCATCATCACCTCTTTCAATGGCGGCTACATGGGTTATATCGTCCCAGATCAATATTATGACCGCACCTATTTTGAGGCCAGGGACATGAATTGGTTTGGCCCGTACAGTGGCTCATTCTATGATATGATCGTCACTAACCTTATTCTTTCTGCGGAATGA